A genomic stretch from Thermodesulfovibrionales bacterium includes:
- a CDS encoding cytochrome c oxidase assembly protein COX14: MRNRKFIEFLDRVMDHIKGFVLALIAVIAVLGVVVGYRYYRYTQDDPAFCTSCHMMKEAVAEWERGKHRDIVCQKCHHLNLLEQNQLLVSFVLKNPGPFSQSHGRNKPWLECKNCHIDEIAQGSVTLRKSYGHAKHVFMLNTTCKVCHGGSLHRFRPNEKACQECHKDKGVHGVGMEAFSCLKCHSFSEKSVQMVSNEKCRRCHKVPTVGPMSTFPCHRCHKPHGKIKLTSTDCLGECHGSETKIGQHDRHMKKGMQCLDCHKAHRWVVGRTEAKGLCNRCHPNRDPKTFVY; this comes from the coding sequence ATGCGAAACAGGAAATTCATTGAGTTCTTAGACAGGGTCATGGACCATATCAAGGGTTTCGTCCTCGCACTGATAGCCGTCATCGCGGTGCTCGGCGTTGTCGTGGGATACAGATACTACCGCTATACCCAGGACGACCCCGCGTTCTGCACGTCATGCCACATGATGAAGGAGGCCGTTGCGGAGTGGGAGAGGGGAAAGCACAGGGATATCGTCTGTCAAAAATGCCACCATCTGAACCTGCTCGAGCAGAATCAGCTCCTCGTGTCGTTTGTCCTCAAGAACCCCGGTCCTTTTTCCCAATCACACGGCCGGAACAAGCCCTGGCTCGAATGCAAGAACTGTCACATAGATGAGATCGCACAGGGCTCTGTGACTCTCAGGAAATCATACGGCCATGCCAAGCACGTATTCATGCTGAACACCACGTGCAAGGTTTGCCACGGTGGGAGCCTCCACCGCTTCAGACCGAATGAAAAGGCCTGCCAGGAATGCCACAAGGATAAGGGCGTTCATGGCGTCGGAATGGAGGCATTTTCCTGTTTGAAGTGCCATTCTTTTTCGGAAAAGTCCGTCCAGATGGTCTCGAATGAAAAGTGCAGGAGATGTCACAAGGTTCCGACTGTGGGGCCCATGTCGACGTTCCCGTGCCACCGCTGTCACAAACCCCATGGAAAAATAAAGCTTACGTCGACAGATTGCCTCGGAGAGTGTCATGGCAGCGAGACAAAAATCGGGCAGCACGACCGCCACATGAAAAAGGGCATGCAATGTCTCGATTGCCACAAGGCTCACCGATGGGTTGTCGGCAGGACCGAGGCGAAAGGCCTCTGCAACAGATGCCATCCGAATCGGGACCCGAAGACCTTCGTTTATTAA